A single genomic interval of Rhizobium leguminosarum bv. trifolii WSM1325 harbors:
- a CDS encoding response regulator receiver protein (PFAM: response regulator receiver~SMART: response regulator receiver~KEGG: rec:RHECIAT_CH0000703 putative two-component response regulator protein): MTTLFYVDDSKDDLFYLDYMSRKQQIDIDLFCFSTAETALEALETRAAEGKTSPDLLVADLYMPLDSGIGLITRLRLDDRFKAMRLAICSGSDAAEDRARSLDAGADVYLEKPLDLAKIILNLEM, encoded by the coding sequence ACCTCTTCTATCTCGACTATATGAGCAGAAAGCAGCAGATAGACATCGATCTATTCTGTTTCTCCACAGCCGAGACCGCGCTTGAGGCGCTGGAGACGCGCGCGGCAGAAGGCAAGACCTCGCCCGATCTTCTGGTCGCCGATCTCTACATGCCGCTCGATAGCGGCATTGGCCTGATCACGCGGTTGCGCCTGGATGATCGTTTCAAGGCGATGCGACTTGCTATCTGCAGCGGATCGGATGCTGCCGAGGACCGCGCCCGCTCACTCGATGCCGGCGCCGATGTCTATCTGGAAAAGCCACTTGACCTTGCCAAGATCATTCTCAATCTTGAGATGTAG